From the genome of Candidatus Dependentiae bacterium, one region includes:
- a CDS encoding GNAT family N-acetyltransferase, whose translation MEKLNNQIELAKKFLDNNMCIEIDPVYLILVKNENDEYLGFSVFSPKPNQRVYLSMLAIKPKAQSQGLAKHLIFSILDIFPKLESIFLDAVYWNTKARNIYEHFGFKITSISEFTNTFEYKKN comes from the coding sequence TTGGAAAAACTTAATAATCAAATAGAATTAGCAAAAAAATTTTTAGATAACAACATGTGCATAGAAATTGATCCTGTATATTTAATTTTAGTAAAAAATGAAAATGATGAATATTTAGGTTTTTCAGTTTTTTCACCAAAACCGAATCAAAGAGTTTATCTATCTATGCTTGCAATAAAACCCAAAGCTCAAAGTCAGGGGCTGGCAAAACACCTAATATTTTCAATTTTAGATATATTTCCCAAATTAGAATCAATATTTTTAGATGCAGTATACTGGAATACAAAAGCTCGAAATATTTATGAACATTTTGGATTTAAGATTACAAGCATAAGCGAATTTACAAACACATTCGAATATAAAAAAAATTAA
- the arfB gene encoding aminoacyl-tRNA hydrolase, with translation MSDNLFIKNGITIPEHELDISSSKSGGAGGQHVNKTETRITVRWNPKNSNSLTEEQKELLLKNLQNKLTFDGDLVISNSETRSQIQNKENALLRLAFEIKKALYVPKQRMKTKIPKSAIEKRLKSKKQHGEIKKMRSKKFDY, from the coding sequence ATGAGTGATAATTTATTTATTAAAAACGGAATAACAATTCCAGAGCATGAACTTGATATAAGTTCGAGTAAATCCGGCGGCGCCGGAGGACAGCATGTAAATAAAACCGAAACAAGAATTACAGTACGCTGGAACCCTAAAAATAGTAATTCTTTAACTGAAGAGCAAAAAGAACTGTTACTTAAAAATTTACAAAATAAATTAACGTTTGATGGCGATCTTGTAATTAGTAATAGCGAAACAAGAAGCCAAATTCAAAATAAAGAAAATGCACTATTAAGACTTGCATTTGAAATTAAAAAAGCACTTTATGTCCCAAAGCAACGCATGAAAACAAAAATTCCAAAAAGTGCTATAGAAAAAAGACTTAAATCTAAAAAACAGCATGGTGAAATTAAAAAAATGCGAAGTAAAAAATTTGATTATTAA